Part of the Stigmatopora argus isolate UIUO_Sarg chromosome 3, RoL_Sarg_1.0, whole genome shotgun sequence genome, ACGTCGCCTGGACTTCTATGTTTTTCTCTTCCCAGTGCGTTGAGGTTGGCAAACAAGGGGAAGTAGATCATTGAGAATGGGACATCCCTGAAACACATGTTCAgatgaaaatcaaataaattgttaatggaaaaaatatataagaataATTTTCAAGAAATTTGATAAAAGAGTACAGAGCTGCCTTTCCCGTGTAACAGCCAAATGTAGCTGGAGGAATCCATTGATCGGTGTTGATTACAAATGTCAGGAAATGTTGGTTACGTAATCCAGAATTAAGCAATCAGTCTACTGTAATGATGACGTTGAATGGGTGCAGAAATGATTACAGCTTGGTACTAATGAGGTCTAAAAGGACTGTTGTGTCAAAGTTCAGCTTTTCCAAGAGTAACTAAATTTGCAACTTGAGTTACTAGTACATACTAGAGTACTAGCATGGTGTGTGTTTTAACCTCATTAAGGTTGCTCCTGCACCCCTGTACAGACCAGCAAGGCCTCGGGTCCTCAGCAGCTCCACTGTGATGCTGGTGGCAGATGTCCGAATGGGAGCACTGGGTCGGGACGGCTGCGGTGCCACTAACGATGGAGCTGGAACTGGAGTCGGGACTTTCCTCTGGGCAGCTAATCAGAAATCATACATTATTTCAGTAAGTAATTTACCGGTCGTTGTTAAACGAAAAGTTTTACCGATGGGTTTACTTATGGTAGATAATTGCAATGATTGTCTTACCAAGCCTCCCTGCGTCTTGTAGTTGGATTTTGAGCATTTCCATAGGCGTAGTAACCACCACCTGACATGTTCCAGCACCACATCCTGCAAGTACTTCCCCCCAAAGGGGCAAATGGCTAATGACAAATAAGAGGACAAATATTAATGAAACATATGGCATTGTTGTATTTTGAGTATTTATTACATCTTGTTTCCCTATTACTAATTGTTAAAGGAACTTCATCCTGAACATCACTCTATGAAATTACATGCAACATAGAAATTGGGAGCATCTTAGAAAATCTACCACAATTTTATGGGCTTTAAAGGTGAAATTATAATTACACATACACACCTTTCCTGTCAGCTTTGCGAGTTAGCATTGCTATTTCACTTTAATAACTGTCAATGGTAATTATTGAGTTTTAAATGAGATACTGCATGAACTGGCTGTAATTCATAAATAGTTCATTACCTATTTGGGCAAAAACATTGTAAAATTAAAGAACAATTACATCTTCATTCATTTAATGAaagacatttcaaaaacatgaaatCATTTGTATTAACCAACATTAACATTTAAACAGATGTTGTGAAAGTTACCCGTCTCTGGAAAGCTTTTGTCTAAAGGCATCGTTAGCTGCTAGTTTGATTGCTTTTTCCGGCGTCACAAGTGTGAGGTTGACTGCTGCACCTGGAGGGAGCAAACAAGCTCATTAGTGGCAATTCCCTCTTCGCCACGCAAATATATTGAAACAGCACACCAGCTTATGGCTGCTAGCGTGCGTTGCAATGTCAACAATAGGGAGTGCATGCAGGTTAACAAACAACTGTATGGTTGGGGGCTTTGTCACTGTTGAATATTTATGTTTCACAAGAATTAGAACTGCAAAGATTACCTCTGTAGCATCCAAAATAGCCCTCTGAGCGCACTGTTTTAGCCAGACAATCCCACCTGagaatgacaaaaaatacagaaataatattttccatttgttgCAACACTTCAGTGGCTCATCAATCAACACAATTGCTCGCTTTTGGTGTGTTTGTTTTCGACATCGCCTGGAactaatatacatataaattagaaataaattcTTAGATTTAATGCCTCAATTACTAAATCAACATTACTTTTCTTACTTCCTCAAGTAGAAATAGTTTTCAAATTAGACCAATTCAGGAGCATGAACCTATATTCTGttactcttttcttttctttttttaaagtaagattCCTCTTTTTATTTGGAGTAGATGATGCTACAATAGAATagagtgaattgaattgaatacaacaaaagcattgaactcaattcaattcacacTATTCCATTGTAGCATCATCTACTCCAAATAAAACCCCTAAAATATCAACTGCACTTAATTGACACTTGAAAGAAATGTCAAATTTGAACTGGAACCACTAAATCTGGCCACATTATTAGTTAGAATGCAGAAAGTATTTCTGATTGTGGCGCTTTTCCATCTGTGAGTCATGGTGGAAAACCGCAGTTTGGGTCTTGTGCTTCTGACCACAGGATATCCACACCCATCACAAGGCAGTACTTCTGCCCACCACATGAACATTCAGGGT contains:
- the slc25a18 gene encoding mitochondrial glutamate carrier 1, which gives rise to MTEKKISLPAKLINGGVAGLVGVTCVFPIDLAKTRLQNQQGAQVYKGMWDCLAKTVRSEGYFGCYRGAAVNLTLVTPEKAIKLAANDAFRQKLSRDGHLPLWGEVLAGCGAGTCQVVVTTPMEMLKIQLQDAGRLAAQRKVPTPVPAPSLVAPQPSRPSAPIRTSATSITVELLRTRGLAGLYRGAGATLMRDVPFSMIYFPLFANLNALGREKHRSPGDVQARAPFWQSFVAGCAAGSVAAVAVTPLDVIKTRLQTLQKGEGEDSYRGIMDCTRRIIKREGPSALLKGAVCRALVIAPLFGIAQGVYFLGVGEAVLGFIG